A genome region from Halarchaeum grantii includes the following:
- a CDS encoding glucosamine inositolphosphorylceramide transferase family protein, whose translation MTGDGRRGDGTPTTHPRGRLDATSADRGVGASDAVRALRSRLGASPTLGNLAWRVGELLHHTRTERRPGRVDAGSLDGLHGGPDVPTYPTAAPESDPLSPAPAPGVVQPVLTVEDVTDVTGAHCVADPFLFCGDGEWHCFFEVYAHDREPTAVIAHATSEDGADWSYDRVVLATDDHLSYPYVFRWRGEQYMVPDAWSKDPANPAPVTLYRAREFPYGWERVAELIAPPAGLHDATLFRWEGRWWALLGDGRDVHAYHAATLDGAWMAHDANPVVSGRPAGGRPGGRPVVRDDRVLAFYQDGTDHYGGAVCAYEITALTPDTYRDRPASETPVVSASGETLGWRSGFAHQFDPWYDGEGWWCAVDGNPGLGWQATGDHHWAIGMFRA comes from the coding sequence ATGACGGGCGACGGCCGGCGCGGCGACGGGACGCCAACCACCCATCCCCGCGGCCGTCTCGACGCCACGTCGGCGGATCGCGGAGTGGGCGCGAGCGACGCCGTGCGCGCGCTCCGCTCGCGTCTCGGCGCGTCGCCGACGCTGGGAAATCTCGCGTGGCGCGTCGGCGAACTCCTCCACCACACGCGGACGGAGCGCCGGCCCGGACGCGTCGACGCCGGCAGCCTCGACGGCCTCCACGGCGGCCCGGACGTCCCGACGTACCCGACGGCGGCGCCCGAGTCGGACCCGCTCTCGCCCGCGCCCGCGCCCGGCGTCGTCCAACCGGTGTTGACCGTCGAGGACGTGACGGACGTGACGGGCGCGCACTGCGTCGCCGACCCCTTCCTCTTCTGCGGCGACGGCGAGTGGCACTGCTTCTTCGAGGTGTACGCCCACGACCGGGAGCCGACGGCCGTCATCGCGCACGCGACGAGCGAGGACGGCGCGGACTGGTCCTACGACCGGGTGGTGCTCGCGACGGACGACCACCTCTCCTACCCGTACGTCTTCCGGTGGCGCGGCGAGCAGTATATGGTTCCGGACGCGTGGTCGAAGGACCCCGCGAACCCCGCGCCCGTGACGCTCTACCGCGCCCGCGAGTTCCCCTACGGCTGGGAGCGCGTCGCCGAGCTCATCGCGCCCCCCGCCGGCCTCCACGACGCCACGCTCTTCCGCTGGGAGGGGCGCTGGTGGGCGCTGCTCGGGGACGGCCGCGACGTCCACGCCTACCACGCGGCGACGCTCGACGGCGCGTGGATGGCACACGACGCGAACCCCGTCGTCTCCGGGCGGCCTGCGGGCGGCCGGCCGGGCGGGCGACCGGTCGTTCGCGACGACCGCGTGCTCGCGTTCTATCAGGACGGCACCGACCACTACGGCGGCGCGGTGTGCGCCTACGAAATCACGGCGCTGACGCCCGACACCTACCGCGACCGGCCGGCGAGCGAGACGCCGGTGGTGTCCGCGAGCGGCGAGACGCTCGGCTGGCGCTCCGGGTTCGCACACCAGTTCGACCCGTGGTACGACGGCGAGGGGTGGTGGTGCGCGGTGGACGGGAACCCGGGACTGGGCTGGCAGGCCACCGGCGACCACCACTGGGCCATCGGGATGTTCCGGGCTTAG
- a CDS encoding glycosyltransferase family 2 protein, translating into MSDYPPVSVVVPYSEEYTPAWMLEEATASVDSQSVETELVVVEGDEGPAAARNEGIERAAHRHVAFLDADDTWHAEKLERQLDAMADAGVGLCVEGDPRTMDDFVHDVFVGDLTTLMSSVLVDTARVTATFDRDLSRGEDLLYVLEAATEAGVCLRPDLTTHRDHAGSVTGRGIDAEAYLTQSKRFGYRVSERVPDAQPYLPTYYTQVYADVGRAHAAAGEAARAREYFLRALRITPHPYALLGFLRTYLPL; encoded by the coding sequence GTGTCCGACTACCCGCCCGTCTCCGTCGTCGTCCCGTACAGCGAGGAGTACACGCCGGCGTGGATGCTCGAGGAGGCGACGGCCTCCGTCGACTCCCAGTCCGTCGAGACGGAACTCGTCGTCGTCGAGGGCGATGAGGGGCCGGCGGCCGCGCGCAACGAGGGCATCGAGCGCGCCGCGCACCGCCACGTCGCCTTCCTCGACGCGGACGACACGTGGCACGCGGAGAAACTCGAGCGCCAACTCGACGCGATGGCGGACGCGGGCGTCGGCCTCTGCGTCGAGGGCGACCCGCGGACGATGGACGACTTCGTCCACGACGTCTTCGTCGGCGACCTCACGACCCTGATGTCCTCCGTGCTCGTCGACACCGCGCGCGTCACGGCGACGTTCGACCGCGACCTCTCGCGCGGCGAGGACCTCCTCTACGTCCTCGAGGCCGCGACGGAGGCCGGCGTCTGCCTCCGACCGGACCTCACGACGCACCGCGACCACGCGGGGAGCGTCACGGGTCGCGGCATCGACGCCGAGGCGTACCTCACGCAGTCCAAGCGCTTCGGCTACCGGGTGAGCGAGCGCGTCCCCGACGCCCAGCCCTACCTCCCCACCTACTACACGCAGGTGTACGCGGACGTCGGGCGGGCGCACGCGGCCGCCGGCGAGGCGGCGCGCGCCCGCGAGTACTTCCTGCGCGCGCTCCGCATCACGCCCCATCCCTACGCCCTCCTCGGGTTCCTGCGGACGTACCTCCCGCTCTGA
- a CDS encoding glycosyltransferase family 4 protein — protein MSEADADAADYRALAVAVEHPSHVFQVRTPFNHRSLDALCEAGVGLDVVSPSPIAPPVGPYSEYRHVPRTERWGRYRVHYPRFLYALPKSRFYHVSGNSMRRRLSSFVPETFETPHDVVHTCGVYLDGYGALDYCRDNDVPLVAMTHAGDLRNYDSFTDDVQARIRETIDYASRVLTVSDELAAVARRFAPASKVETVPIGEDPSKFPTDRREAIRRELGLDPDTKVLLYVGRFEAAKGVRELVAALNQLEREDVYLAAIGHDGDLRWWFVNELGEMHHGTHAFWRMDPVAVRRWHVAADLLVHPSHTEARPTVMYEAMAAETPILGTAVGGVPEMVADGETGILVPPRDADALADAIDALLDSPDGLRAMGERGHRRLLANDWTWARHAERVREIHRDVMAE, from the coding sequence ATGTCCGAGGCCGACGCGGACGCCGCCGATTACCGCGCGCTCGCGGTCGCCGTCGAGCACCCGAGCCACGTCTTCCAAGTCCGCACGCCGTTCAACCACCGCTCGCTGGACGCGCTCTGCGAGGCGGGCGTCGGCCTCGACGTCGTCTCTCCCTCCCCCATCGCGCCCCCGGTCGGCCCCTACTCGGAGTACAGACACGTCCCGCGAACCGAGCGCTGGGGCCGCTATCGCGTCCACTACCCGCGCTTCCTCTACGCGCTCCCGAAGTCGCGCTTCTACCACGTCTCCGGGAACTCGATGCGCAGACGCCTCTCGAGTTTCGTCCCGGAGACGTTCGAGACGCCACACGACGTCGTCCACACCTGCGGCGTCTACCTCGACGGCTACGGCGCGCTCGACTACTGCCGCGACAACGACGTCCCGCTCGTCGCGATGACGCACGCGGGTGATCTGCGGAACTACGACTCCTTCACCGACGACGTGCAGGCGCGGATTCGCGAGACCATCGACTACGCGAGCCGGGTGCTCACCGTCTCCGACGAACTCGCGGCGGTCGCGCGGCGCTTCGCGCCCGCCTCGAAGGTGGAGACGGTGCCCATCGGCGAGGACCCGTCGAAGTTCCCGACCGACCGACGGGAGGCCATCCGGCGCGAACTCGGCCTCGACCCCGACACGAAGGTCCTCCTCTACGTCGGGCGCTTCGAGGCCGCGAAGGGCGTGCGCGAGCTCGTCGCGGCGCTGAACCAACTCGAACGCGAGGACGTCTATCTCGCGGCCATCGGGCACGACGGCGACCTCCGGTGGTGGTTCGTGAACGAACTCGGCGAGATGCACCACGGCACGCACGCCTTCTGGCGGATGGACCCCGTCGCGGTGCGGCGCTGGCACGTCGCCGCCGACCTCCTCGTCCACCCGAGTCACACCGAGGCGCGCCCGACGGTGATGTACGAGGCGATGGCGGCGGAGACGCCCATCCTCGGGACGGCCGTCGGCGGCGTCCCGGAGATGGTCGCCGACGGCGAGACCGGCATCCTCGTCCCGCCGCGCGACGCGGACGCGCTCGCGGACGCCATCGACGCCCTCCTCGACTCTCCCGACGGCCTGCGCGCGATGGGCGAGCGCGGCCATCGCCGCCTCCTCGCAAACGACTGGACGTGGGCGCGCCACGCCGAGCGCGTCCGCGAGATCCACCGGGACGTGATGGCCGAATGA
- a CDS encoding polysaccharide deacetylase family protein, translating to MDIPEAVSAGKEAVWRTLAEADARLGVAAPTSQNVVLMYHSVGGSAGNTDGRVVTVEAFRELLAWLDGRYEFVDLPAVLDAGDGPRVAVTFDDAYRSVHRHALPVLREFDAPATVYVIADRVGGATERGVPYLTEAQIRELVADDLVTVGNHTRTHARLSALDEAALREEVVGAKDALEARFDCDVERFCYPYGDYTPRVVDVVRESHDYATADDGHVAPATDPHRIPRVDASQRPTVVRWELTGAAESLRRRVGGAPQGEGYADTGTRIA from the coding sequence ATGGACATTCCGGAGGCCGTCTCGGCGGGAAAGGAGGCCGTCTGGCGGACGCTCGCGGAGGCGGACGCCCGCCTCGGCGTCGCGGCGCCGACCTCGCAGAACGTGGTGTTGATGTACCACTCCGTCGGCGGGAGCGCCGGGAACACCGACGGTCGCGTCGTCACCGTCGAGGCGTTCCGCGAGCTGCTCGCGTGGCTCGACGGCCGCTACGAGTTCGTCGACCTCCCGGCCGTGCTCGACGCCGGCGACGGCCCGCGCGTCGCCGTCACGTTCGACGACGCCTACCGGAGCGTCCACCGTCACGCGCTCCCCGTCCTCCGCGAGTTCGACGCGCCCGCCACCGTCTACGTCATCGCCGACCGCGTCGGCGGGGCGACGGAGCGCGGCGTCCCCTACCTCACCGAGGCGCAGATACGGGAGCTCGTCGCCGACGACCTCGTCACGGTCGGCAATCACACGCGCACCCACGCGCGGTTGAGCGCGCTCGACGAGGCCGCCCTCCGCGAGGAAGTCGTCGGCGCCAAGGACGCGCTCGAAGCGCGCTTCGACTGCGACGTCGAGCGCTTTTGCTACCCCTACGGCGACTACACGCCCCGCGTGGTTGACGTCGTCCGCGAGAGCCACGACTACGCGACGGCCGACGACGGGCACGTCGCGCCCGCGACCGACCCGCACCGAATCCCGCGCGTCGATGCCTCCCAGCGGCCGACGGTGGTGCGTTGGGAGCTCACGGGCGCCGCCGAGAGCCTCCGGCGGCGCGTCGGGGGCGCCCCGCAGGGCGAAGGTTATGCCGATACGGGGACACGGATAGCGTAG
- a CDS encoding glycosyltransferase family 2 protein has product MSEIDDTRDGDAPRVSVVIPAYRRAAVLPRAVDSALAQTMADLEVVVVDDGSPDDTAAVVRAYDDPRVRYVAHETNRGVSAARNTGIEAARGDYVAFLDSDDEWLPRKLERQLAVLAERGEGWVGAYCDYASADLPAGARIADAVSERVFRADAVREGGRELAEALLSMRVFMGPGSTLLVERDALADVRFDEGLSIYEDWDLVLRVLARGNLAHVPERLALVHYSGDAPADAYARNDRRYLDRNAGLVAALRERGVDVERVHRMGLVGHYLHEGRFREAARYLDARALADPGNLARLAWWTLGGIRAALRA; this is encoded by the coding sequence ATGAGCGAGATCGACGATACACGCGACGGGGACGCCCCGCGCGTGAGCGTCGTGATTCCCGCCTACCGGCGCGCGGCCGTCCTCCCGCGCGCGGTCGACAGCGCCCTCGCGCAGACGATGGCGGACCTCGAAGTCGTCGTCGTCGATGACGGCTCGCCCGACGACACGGCCGCCGTCGTTCGCGCCTACGACGACCCGCGCGTCCGCTACGTCGCCCACGAGACGAACCGCGGCGTGAGCGCCGCGCGCAACACCGGCATCGAGGCCGCCCGCGGCGACTACGTCGCCTTCCTCGACTCGGACGACGAGTGGCTCCCCCGGAAGCTCGAGCGCCAACTCGCCGTCCTCGCGGAGCGGGGCGAGGGCTGGGTGGGCGCGTACTGCGACTACGCGAGCGCCGACCTCCCGGCGGGCGCGCGGATCGCCGACGCCGTCTCCGAGCGCGTCTTCCGCGCGGACGCGGTCCGGGAGGGCGGGCGCGAACTCGCGGAGGCCCTGCTCTCGATGCGGGTGTTCATGGGGCCGGGCTCGACCCTGCTCGTCGAGCGCGACGCCCTCGCCGACGTGCGCTTCGACGAGGGCCTCAGCATCTACGAGGACTGGGACCTCGTCCTCCGGGTGCTCGCGCGCGGCAACCTCGCGCACGTCCCCGAGCGGCTCGCGCTCGTCCACTACTCCGGGGACGCGCCCGCCGACGCCTACGCGCGCAACGACCGGCGCTACCTCGACCGCAACGCCGGCCTCGTCGCCGCCCTCCGCGAGCGCGGCGTCGACGTCGAGCGCGTCCACCGGATGGGTCTCGTCGGCCACTACCTCCACGAGGGCCGCTTCCGCGAGGCCGCGCGCTATCTCGACGCGCGCGCGCTCGCCGACCCGGGGAACCTCGCGCGCCTCGCGTGGTGGACGCTCGGCGGGATTCGCGCGGCGCTCCGAGCTTAA
- the glmU gene encoding bifunctional sugar-1-phosphate nucleotidylyltransferase/acetyltransferase, with translation MQTVVLAAGRGTRMRPLTDRQLKPMLPVAGRPLVAHTVEAAAAAGASRVVLVVQSDDDSVREQFGETHAGLDLEYATQTEQRGTADAVRAASPKLEDAPFVVLNGDALYDEDSLSVLYDRAPAVGAFRVPDPTQYGVLITDDAGERVTGVVEKPAEPPSDLVNTGAYALPAEAKAWLDVGESERGELEFTDVLARACEAYSVAPVAFERWLDVGRPWELLEANEWKLGELEGRIDGDVHDDADLSGPVVVEAGATVRSGVVVEGPAYFDADATVGPNAYVRGATYLGPGGKIGHGVEVKNSVLMADAHAPHLNYVGDSVLGRHTNLGAGTKVANLRHDDGPVKMLVKGEAVSTGRRKLGVVLGDGAKTGINTSLNAGVKLPTDGATRPGETVMFDPDSERGRRERGGE, from the coding sequence ATGCAGACAGTCGTTCTCGCCGCGGGTCGCGGGACGCGGATGCGGCCGCTGACGGACCGCCAGCTGAAGCCGATGCTCCCGGTGGCGGGACGGCCGCTCGTCGCGCACACCGTCGAGGCGGCCGCGGCGGCGGGCGCGTCGCGCGTCGTCCTCGTCGTCCAGTCGGACGACGACTCGGTTCGCGAGCAGTTCGGCGAGACGCACGCGGGCCTCGACCTCGAGTACGCGACGCAGACCGAGCAGCGCGGGACGGCGGACGCGGTGCGCGCGGCGTCGCCGAAACTCGAGGACGCGCCGTTCGTCGTGCTGAACGGCGACGCGCTCTACGATGAGGACTCGCTCTCGGTGCTCTACGATCGCGCGCCCGCCGTCGGCGCGTTCAGAGTCCCTGACCCGACGCAGTACGGTGTCCTCATCACGGACGACGCCGGCGAGCGGGTGACGGGCGTCGTCGAGAAGCCCGCGGAGCCACCGAGCGACCTCGTGAACACGGGCGCGTACGCCCTGCCCGCCGAGGCGAAGGCGTGGCTCGACGTCGGGGAGTCCGAGCGCGGCGAGCTTGAGTTCACGGACGTGCTCGCGCGGGCCTGCGAGGCGTACTCGGTCGCGCCGGTGGCGTTCGAGCGCTGGCTGGACGTCGGGCGGCCGTGGGAGCTCTTGGAGGCGAACGAGTGGAAGCTCGGCGAACTCGAGGGGCGAATCGACGGCGACGTCCACGACGACGCCGACCTCTCGGGGCCGGTGGTCGTCGAGGCGGGCGCGACGGTCCGCTCGGGCGTCGTCGTCGAGGGGCCCGCGTACTTCGACGCGGACGCGACGGTCGGGCCGAACGCCTACGTTCGGGGTGCGACCTACCTCGGGCCCGGCGGGAAGATCGGCCACGGCGTCGAGGTGAAGAACAGCGTCCTGATGGCGGACGCGCACGCTCCCCACCTGAACTACGTCGGGGACAGCGTCTTGGGTCGTCACACGAACCTCGGCGCGGGGACGAAGGTCGCGAACCTCCGCCACGACGACGGGCCGGTGAAGATGCTCGTGAAGGGCGAGGCGGTCTCGACGGGCCGCCGAAAGCTCGGCGTGGTGCTGGGCGACGGCGCGAAGACGGGGATCAACACGAGCCTGAACGCGGGCGTGAAGCTCCCGACGGACGGCGCGACGCGCCCGGGCGAGACGGTCATGTTCGACCCCGACAGCGAGCGCGGCCGCCGCGAGCGCGGGGGCGAGTAG